Proteins found in one uncultured Campylobacter sp. genomic segment:
- a CDS encoding M23 family metallopeptidase, which yields MKFLAIFALLAIKIFALDIVNGDVIILKLDKSTTELSFGSKKIPLITAPNSSDKIVVLAANYRAKGDFALRIVDQSGSHEQIVALKKGEYKKEALSVAPGKVKPPKEAVARIKKELDEANAIYAITTPRYLFSTPFELPLNSKITSAFGNARTFNGELKSYHSGTDYRAAVGTAVRAANDGVVVIAKDRYYAGGSVVIDHGGGIYSQYYHLSEIKVTLGDRVHKGDEIALSGESGRVSGPHLHFGIAINGVSVNPLSFVAKFNEVVFGER from the coding sequence ATGAAATTTCTAGCTATTTTTGCACTTTTGGCGATCAAAATTTTCGCTTTAGACATAGTAAACGGCGACGTTATTATCTTAAAATTAGATAAAAGCACGACCGAGTTGAGCTTTGGCTCAAAGAAAATCCCCCTCATCACGGCGCCAAATTCTAGCGATAAAATCGTCGTTTTGGCGGCAAACTACCGCGCTAAGGGAGATTTCGCGCTGCGGATAGTAGATCAAAGCGGCAGCCACGAGCAGATCGTTGCTTTGAAAAAGGGTGAGTATAAAAAAGAGGCTCTAAGTGTCGCTCCAGGCAAAGTTAAGCCACCTAAAGAAGCCGTCGCGCGTATCAAAAAAGAGCTCGACGAAGCTAACGCGATCTATGCGATCACCACGCCGCGCTATCTTTTTTCCACGCCGTTTGAGCTGCCTTTAAACTCCAAAATAACCTCTGCGTTCGGCAATGCCCGCACCTTCAACGGCGAGCTTAAAAGCTATCATAGCGGCACCGATTATCGTGCCGCGGTAGGCACTGCGGTGCGCGCCGCCAACGACGGCGTCGTAGTCATCGCCAAAGACCGCTACTACGCCGGCGGTTCGGTCGTGATCGATCACGGCGGCGGCATCTATTCGCAATATTATCATCTAAGCGAAATCAAGGTGACGCTTGGCGATCGCGTTCACAAAGGTGATGAAATCGCGCTTTCAGGCGAAAGCGGTAGAGTTAGCGGTCCGCATCTGCACTTCGGCATCGCGATCAACGGCGTGAGCGTCAATCCGCTAAGCTTCGTCGCTAAATTCAACGAAGTGGTTTTTGGCGAGCGCTAA
- a CDS encoding mannose-1-phosphate guanylyltransferase/mannose-6-phosphate isomerase: MTNIILSGGSGTRLWPISRTLMPKQFVRLFDDRSLFMMSYERNSPLCERTLVVSNEQQYFLALDQLEALGARGVKFLLEPVGRNTAPAIALACLSLKTEEIVFVTPSDHLIRDEAAYKNSVLRARELAKQGFLVTFGIKPADANTGYGYIEASGEDVLKFHEKPELAAAQSYIAAGNFYWNSGMFMFKAGVFLGELKAQSPEIYEACVRAHENSNAENPIRIKLGDMQEIPADSIDYAVMERTSLAKVVPADIGWSDLGSFDSLDAELPKDANGNTASEQNITLNSKNNLIIGSGRTIAAVDVEDLAIVDTKDALLICKKGSTQKVKQVVERLGDSDLVRVHVTTHRPWGSYTVLENERGYKIKRIVVKPGKRLSLQKHYHRNEHWIVVSGTAAVTVGERNFLLRENESTFIRMGEIHRLANEGKIPVVLIEAQVGSYTGEDDIVRLQDDFNRS, translated from the coding sequence ATGACTAATATAATCCTAAGCGGCGGCAGCGGCACGAGGCTGTGGCCCATCAGTCGCACGCTTATGCCAAAGCAGTTCGTGCGCCTCTTTGACGACCGCTCGCTTTTTATGATGAGCTACGAGCGAAACTCCCCGCTATGTGAGCGCACGCTCGTCGTCTCGAACGAGCAGCAGTATTTTTTGGCGCTTGATCAGCTTGAGGCTCTGGGTGCGCGCGGCGTAAAATTTCTACTCGAGCCCGTCGGCAGAAACACGGCTCCTGCGATCGCGCTTGCTTGTTTGAGCCTAAAGACAGAGGAGATCGTTTTCGTAACGCCGAGCGATCATCTAATTAGAGATGAGGCGGCGTATAAAAACAGCGTCTTGCGCGCACGCGAGCTTGCGAAGCAGGGGTTTTTGGTGACGTTTGGTATCAAGCCTGCGGATGCAAATACGGGTTACGGCTATATCGAAGCAAGCGGCGAGGATGTGTTAAAATTTCACGAAAAGCCTGAGCTTGCGGCGGCGCAAAGCTACATAGCGGCTGGGAATTTTTACTGGAACAGCGGCATGTTTATGTTTAAAGCGGGCGTATTTTTAGGCGAGCTAAAAGCACAAAGCCCTGAAATTTACGAAGCCTGCGTTCGTGCACACGAAAATTCTAACGCGGAAAATCCGATTAGAATTAAACTAGGCGATATGCAAGAGATCCCCGCAGATAGCATCGACTACGCGGTTATGGAGCGCACGAGCCTTGCTAAGGTCGTGCCCGCAGACATCGGCTGGAGCGATCTGGGAAGCTTCGATAGCTTGGACGCCGAGCTGCCTAAAGACGCGAACGGCAACACTGCAAGCGAGCAAAATATTACTCTAAATTCTAAAAACAATCTCATCATCGGCTCAGGCCGCACGATAGCCGCCGTAGACGTCGAGGATCTCGCTATCGTCGATACCAAAGACGCCCTACTTATATGCAAAAAGGGCTCTACCCAAAAGGTAAAGCAGGTGGTGGAGCGGCTCGGAGATAGCGATCTGGTGCGCGTGCACGTAACGACGCACCGCCCGTGGGGTAGCTACACGGTGCTCGAAAACGAGCGCGGCTATAAGATCAAGCGTATCGTCGTTAAGCCCGGCAAGCGGCTATCGCTGCAGAAGCACTACCATCGCAACGAGCATTGGATCGTCGTTAGCGGCACCGCAGCCGTGACTGTGGGCGAGCGAAATTTCTTGCTGCGCGAGAATGAATCGACGTTCATTAGGATGGGCGAGATCCACCGCCTTGCAAACGAGGGCAAAATCCCCGTCGTGCTAATCGAAGCTCAAGTCGGCAGCTACACTGGCGAGGACGATATCGTGCGCCTGCAAGACGATTTTAATAGGAGTTAG
- a CDS encoding glycosyltransferase: MKILFITLRADHGGGPKHVDLLINNLSSEIEIYLACPQDRPYYDLWNESKKIKDIFILPHRKFSLKKLLGLNKFIKDNDIEIVHSHGKGAGIYSRMLKILNPRLKIVHTLHGVHIGEYGFLKKSAYIFLERFLTLFTDKFINVSNSENSLCLKLRLFKKSKCEIVYNGIKALLKDDNAKIKFNLSGKRVVTTISRFDYAKNMSLAYEIAQNFKDNSNIVFLWLGDGDDMAKFESMAQKDGANIIFTGFTDEIPAYLSATDIYLSTSRWEGLPYALIEAQSLGIPIVATNVVGNNEVVENDKNGFSFESAQQACRDIKILLNDEKIYGKMQAEALLNFKDKFDIGIAIRKVEKIYEQIFENRSTREPQ; this comes from the coding sequence ATGAAAATTTTATTTATCACGCTTAGAGCTGATCACGGCGGTGGGCCAAAACACGTTGATCTGCTTATAAATAATTTATCTAGCGAGATAGAGATATATCTTGCTTGTCCGCAAGATAGGCCCTACTATGATCTGTGGAACGAGTCAAAAAAGATTAAAGACATATTTATCTTGCCGCATAGAAAATTTAGTTTGAAAAAACTCCTTGGGCTGAATAAATTTATAAAAGATAATGATATAGAGATAGTCCATTCCCATGGTAAGGGCGCAGGCATATATTCGCGGATGCTTAAAATTTTAAATCCAAGGCTAAAAATAGTTCACACTTTACACGGCGTTCATATCGGAGAATACGGCTTTTTGAAAAAGAGTGCATATATTTTTTTGGAGCGGTTTTTAACGCTATTTACCGATAAATTTATAAATGTTTCAAATAGCGAAAATAGCCTTTGTTTAAAGCTTAGACTATTTAAAAAAAGTAAGTGCGAGATCGTATATAACGGCATAAAAGCTCTTTTGAAAGACGATAACGCCAAGATAAAATTTAATCTATCGGGAAAAAGGGTAGTTACGACTATTTCGAGATTTGATTATGCGAAAAATATGTCCTTGGCGTATGAGATAGCTCAAAATTTTAAAGACAACTCAAACATCGTTTTTTTGTGGCTCGGAGACGGCGACGATATGGCAAAATTTGAATCTATGGCGCAAAAAGACGGTGCAAATATAATCTTTACGGGCTTTACCGATGAAATACCCGCGTATCTATCCGCTACGGACATCTACCTGTCTACGTCCAGGTGGGAGGGGCTGCCTTATGCGCTTATAGAGGCTCAGTCGCTCGGCATCCCGATAGTGGCGACAAACGTAGTGGGAAATAACGAGGTTGTAGAAAACGACAAAAACGGATTTTCGTTTGAGAGCGCGCAGCAAGCGTGCCGGGATATAAAAATTTTATTAAATGATGAGAAAATATACGGTAAAATGCAAGCCGAAGCATTGCTAAATTTTAAAGATAAATTTGATATAGGCATCGCGATTCGTAAAGTGGAAAAAATTTACGAGCAGATATTTGAAAATAGATCAACTAGGGAGCCACAATGA
- a CDS encoding glycosyltransferase, producing the protein MNILYISDSYLSLSVFKSQVHTICNYHSKKHNVTLLALCNIHDIKQEKPKDALYELVKLYRYPKMFIPIINRLRAFSSKNILNKILNSADIIHCRGHVSSAFAINLLKMLKIDKPIIADIRGVIGEELLNRETLLSKFYYTQTKIIERYVFKYCDYLFFVSHNMQKYYMDKYGFKQHSAVFPTIVDEKLFYVSSEKRNIIRKQLKISERLCYVYVGGVDYWQNLDKILLKFDKINKENKTKFFFIVLTNNKQWVFDFCHKNSIKLDNFYIDSLPYDKVPLYLNAADFGVIIRNDDLINFVASPTKINEYLACGLKIINDLDQIGVNQKFLNVEYRDIESIISEQDSIYSALLIDKTTEIKK; encoded by the coding sequence ATGAATATTTTGTATATTTCTGATTCATATTTAAGTCTTTCGGTCTTTAAAAGTCAAGTCCACACAATTTGCAATTATCACTCAAAAAAACACAATGTTACACTTCTGGCTTTATGCAATATCCATGATATTAAGCAAGAAAAGCCGAAAGATGCCCTTTATGAGCTAGTTAAGCTTTATCGTTATCCAAAAATGTTTATTCCGATAATTAATCGGCTTAGGGCATTTTCTTCAAAAAATATTTTAAATAAAATTTTAAATAGCGCAGATATTATACACTGCAGAGGGCACGTCAGTTCGGCCTTTGCTATTAATTTATTAAAGATGCTTAAAATAGATAAACCTATTATTGCAGATATCAGGGGCGTTATAGGTGAGGAGCTTTTGAATCGGGAAACGCTACTGTCTAAATTTTATTATACTCAGACGAAAATTATAGAGAGATATGTTTTTAAATATTGTGATTACCTGTTTTTTGTATCCCACAATATGCAAAAATACTATATGGACAAATACGGCTTTAAACAGCATAGTGCAGTATTTCCTACGATTGTAGACGAGAAGTTATTCTACGTTTCTTCTGAAAAAAGAAATATTATAAGAAAGCAGCTTAAAATATCTGAGAGATTGTGCTATGTCTATGTCGGTGGGGTTGATTATTGGCAAAATCTAGATAAAATTTTATTAAAATTTGATAAGATAAACAAAGAAAATAAAACAAAATTTTTCTTTATAGTTCTTACCAATAATAAACAGTGGGTATTTGATTTTTGTCATAAAAATAGTATTAAACTAGATAATTTTTACATTGATAGTCTCCCTTACGATAAGGTGCCTCTATATCTTAATGCCGCTGACTTTGGAGTCATTATAAGAAATGACGATCTTATAAATTTTGTCGCATCTCCAACGAAAATAAATGAATATTTGGCATGCGGACTTAAAATTATAAATGATTTGGACCAAATAGGCGTAAATCAAAAATTTTTAAATGTAGAGTATAGAGATATTGAAAGCATAATTAGCGAGCAGGATTCCATTTATTCTGCGCTTTTAATAGATAAAACTACTGAGATCAAAAAATGA
- a CDS encoding glycosyltransferase family 4 protein, translated as MKKALVHDWFSTYAGAEKCVESFTDIWDDFEIYSLIDFLSDADRDKILKGKCAHTSFIQKLPFAKDKYRNYLPLFPLAIEQFDLSGYDVVLSSSHAVAKGVLTHSNQLHIAYVHTPIRYAWDLYHQYLRESGLDRGLKGMLAKYFLHKIRLWDASTANRVDHYVANSRYIARRIKKTYGKPSDVIYPPVDVDKFMLREAKEEFYLTASRMVPYKKIDLIVEAFSQTDKKLLVIGDGPDMAKIKSKAGKNVELLGFADDETMADLMGRAKAFVFAAEEDFGITPVEAQACGTPVICFGRGGARETVIDGESGLYFMEQNTKELLAAVAKFEQNYDKFEPAKIRENSLKFSRARFEVEIKSYVEKKYEEFKDGLND; from the coding sequence ATGAAAAAAGCCCTTGTCCACGACTGGTTTAGCACCTATGCGGGCGCGGAGAAGTGTGTCGAGAGTTTTACCGATATCTGGGATGATTTTGAAATTTACAGCCTCATCGACTTTTTAAGCGATGCCGACAGAGATAAAATTTTAAAGGGCAAGTGCGCCCACACGAGCTTTATTCAGAAGCTGCCCTTTGCGAAGGACAAATACCGCAACTACCTGCCGCTATTTCCGCTCGCGATCGAGCAGTTTGATCTAAGCGGCTACGATGTCGTGCTATCCAGCTCGCATGCCGTCGCAAAGGGGGTGCTGACGCACTCAAATCAACTTCATATCGCTTATGTACACACGCCGATCCGCTATGCGTGGGATCTGTATCATCAGTATTTGCGTGAAAGCGGGCTGGATCGCGGCCTCAAGGGTATGCTGGCGAAGTATTTTTTACATAAAATTAGGCTTTGGGACGCGAGCACCGCAAACCGTGTGGATCACTACGTAGCAAATAGCCGCTACATCGCGCGCCGTATCAAAAAAACCTACGGCAAGCCTAGCGACGTCATCTATCCGCCCGTGGATGTGGATAAATTTATGCTGCGCGAAGCTAAAGAGGAGTTTTACCTCACTGCCTCACGCATGGTGCCGTATAAAAAGATCGATCTCATCGTAGAGGCGTTTTCGCAGACGGATAAAAAGCTGCTAGTTATCGGCGACGGGCCCGATATGGCGAAAATAAAATCAAAAGCGGGCAAAAATGTCGAGCTTTTGGGCTTTGCAGACGATGAGACGATGGCGGATCTTATGGGGCGGGCTAAGGCGTTCGTTTTTGCCGCCGAGGAGGACTTCGGCATCACGCCGGTAGAAGCGCAGGCATGCGGTACGCCCGTGATCTGCTTTGGTCGCGGCGGCGCTCGCGAGACGGTGATTGACGGCGAGAGCGGGCTGTATTTTATGGAGCAAAATACAAAGGAGCTGCTCGCTGCCGTAGCTAAATTTGAGCAAAATTATGATAAATTTGAGCCTGCAAAAATCAGAGAAAATTCTTTAAAATTTTCGCGCGCACGCTTTGAGGTCGAGATCAAAAGCTACGTCGAGAAAAAATATGAGGAATTTAAGGACGGCCTAAATGACTAA
- a CDS encoding sugar transferase: protein MKKQLCVLIILAVDIFGIWLCFGLAVVLKNLLYGDSVLLDIGRYQGFAPSYVIMIFLFFYQGIYSRRYDFWHESRILVRSCFFGLLLSLALLALIKVNYEFSRASFILSFAFMAVVLPLFKLVTKRKLFKFGLWRKRAKILGEGEEFESAVLESAYLGYVRALGGDYDVLFIGGSRLGAKALNELIEHNIRKNKEILFTPVLRSYDFTQTDIYSVFASRTSLFAIRNSLKSPLNLALKRGLDLALIFLALPLLVPIFSVIALMMKLKEPTGSIFFSHQRMGFGGKPFGCLKFRSMKENGDEILAQYLKQNPQEVEYFEKYHKYEHDPRITKLGDFLRKSSLDELPQLINVLKGEMSIVGPRPCAQYERKDMGEYADLILAVKPGITGLWQVSGRSDVDFATRAGMDTWYMKNWSIWNDIVIILKTFKVVLAREGAS, encoded by the coding sequence ATGAAAAAGCAACTTTGCGTTTTGATAATCTTAGCGGTCGATATTTTCGGTATCTGGCTTTGCTTCGGACTTGCCGTGGTGCTTAAAAATTTGCTCTACGGCGATAGCGTACTGCTGGACATCGGCAGGTATCAGGGCTTCGCGCCGTCCTACGTCATAATGATATTTCTATTTTTCTATCAGGGGATCTATTCGAGGCGATATGATTTTTGGCACGAGAGTAGAATTTTAGTGAGAAGCTGCTTTTTTGGGCTTTTACTCAGCCTTGCGCTACTTGCTTTAATCAAAGTCAATTACGAATTTTCGCGCGCCAGCTTTATTTTGAGCTTTGCCTTTATGGCGGTGGTTTTGCCGCTTTTTAAGCTCGTAACGAAAAGGAAGCTTTTTAAATTTGGATTATGGCGAAAGAGGGCGAAAATTTTAGGCGAGGGCGAGGAGTTTGAGAGCGCCGTCTTAGAAAGCGCGTATTTAGGATATGTTAGAGCTCTTGGCGGCGATTATGACGTGTTGTTTATCGGCGGAAGCAGGCTTGGGGCGAAAGCCTTGAACGAGCTTATCGAGCATAATATCAGAAAGAACAAAGAAATTTTATTCACCCCCGTGTTACGCTCATATGATTTCACGCAGACGGATATTTACAGCGTTTTTGCTTCTCGCACCAGCCTCTTTGCGATACGAAATTCTTTGAAAAGCCCTTTAAATTTAGCTCTTAAACGCGGGCTTGATTTAGCGCTAATTTTCTTAGCGCTTCCTCTGCTGGTGCCGATTTTTAGCGTAATCGCGCTGATGATGAAGCTAAAAGAGCCCACAGGGAGCATATTTTTTTCGCATCAAAGGATGGGATTTGGCGGCAAGCCGTTTGGGTGCCTAAAATTTCGCTCGATGAAAGAAAACGGTGATGAAATTTTAGCTCAGTACCTAAAGCAAAATCCGCAAGAGGTGGAGTATTTTGAAAAATATCACAAATATGAGCACGATCCGCGCATCACGAAGCTGGGCGATTTTTTGCGCAAAAGCTCGCTAGATGAGCTTCCGCAGCTGATCAACGTCCTAAAGGGCGAAATGAGCATCGTGGGCCCTCGCCCATGCGCACAATACGAGCGCAAGGATATGGGTGAATATGCAGATCTCATCCTAGCCGTAAAGCCCGGCATTACGGGGCTTTGGCAGGTGAGCGGGCGCAGCGATGTGGATTTTGCGACCAGGGCCGGTATGGATACGTGGTATATGAAAAACTGGTCGATCTGGAACGACATCGTCATTATTTTAAAAACCTTCAAAGTCGTTTTGGCGCGAGAAGGGGCAAGCTGA
- a CDS encoding lipid-binding SYLF domain-containing protein: MKKFLLLASVALCGLLHADVVANQEVIAATNVVRSFVAANNFGTDERYLTSAKAVAILTDVKRLAAGASLQYGDGIFSVKGENGEWSSPIFIKYKGYGVGLQAGYETSDIVMIFHTTKSYQDIFTGTDTLEINVGAAAGGVGRRTGRATDLPDISAWMVSPGEQTGVYLGVSIDNGRITIDDQLTNDFYERIYDYEDILNDSPRANKYAKRWKEVMRKYFTNGEKYGASSSAAIPVNHVQKKYPDGKPIISNRSPRTHAKATRSKKAKKAK; encoded by the coding sequence ATGAAAAAGTTTTTGCTTCTAGCATCTGTTGCACTTTGCGGTCTTTTGCACGCGGACGTCGTGGCAAATCAAGAGGTTATAGCGGCGACTAACGTCGTTAGATCTTTCGTAGCGGCTAATAACTTCGGCACCGATGAGCGCTATCTAACCAGCGCCAAAGCCGTCGCAATCCTAACCGACGTAAAACGTTTAGCTGCGGGCGCATCGCTACAATACGGCGATGGAATTTTTAGCGTCAAAGGCGAGAACGGCGAGTGGAGTTCGCCGATTTTTATCAAATATAAAGGCTACGGCGTGGGCTTGCAAGCAGGCTACGAGACGAGCGACATTGTTATGATCTTCCATACTACGAAGTCATATCAAGACATTTTTACTGGCACAGACACCCTTGAGATCAATGTAGGTGCTGCAGCAGGCGGCGTAGGTAGAAGAACTGGTCGCGCAACCGATCTACCTGATATTTCTGCATGGATGGTAAGCCCGGGCGAGCAAACAGGCGTCTACCTAGGCGTATCGATCGACAACGGCAGAATCACTATCGACGATCAACTAACTAACGACTTCTATGAGAGAATTTACGACTACGAGGATATCTTAAATGACTCTCCACGCGCGAATAAATACGCAAAAAGATGGAAAGAAGTGATGAGGAAGTATTTTACAAACGGCGAGAAATACGGTGCTAGCAGCAGTGCGGCGATACCTGTAAATCACGTGCAGAAAAAATATCCTGATGGTAAGCCGATCATCTCAAACCGCTCTCCTAGAACTCATGCTAAGGCTACGCGAAGCAAAAAGGCTAAAAAAGCAAAATAA